From the Nostoc sp. PCC 7107 genome, the window TTCTTACTACTATAAAAGTTAACTTGTTTTTGAGTCTGATCTATGAGTTTATAAACTGATTCAATTTGCTTTTGATAAACTTTGCTCAAATTACAATACACCCCATTCATAGGATATTTATTATGGGGATATTTTCCAAGATGATAGAGAAAAAGTCCTAATTGACTAATTAGTGAGATAGCAAAGGCAAATATCAGATGAAAAGGTTTGAGGCGACCTTTAATTTCTCGTAGAAACTGAGGATTCCAGTCGCCAATTTTGTCTAAGAGATTGAGATACATAGCAGAAATTAGGGTAAGTTTGAGGGATGATGCTTTATGATGCTTGTTTATGACCAAGCTTGAGAAAAATGGTTTCTAAGTCTTCTTGAGTGCAATGAAAATCAGTAATGGGTATACCAGATTGAATCAGCGATCGCAGTAATTCTGCACAAGCTGTTTGATCACCAGAAAAATTTACTCTGATATTGTGATTTCCTGGTAAAACTTCCCACGCTTCCACCAAAGGATGATTTTTTAATTCACTAATTACAGCGTCTATTTTTCCCAAGGTTGACAACATAATTTGTTGTCGAGCTAAACGCTCATACAGATGTTTGAGTGAAGCACTTTCTACTAAAAAGCCTAGTTCCATAATTCCAATTGAAGTACACAGTTCCGCTAAATCGCTCAGAACATGGGACGAAATTAAAATTGTCATCCCAGCTTCTTGCAAAGCTTTGATAATTTCACGGAACTGCATCCTGGCGATGGGATCAAGTCCAGATACGGGTTCATCTAGGAGTAATAAAATTGGTTCATGAATGATAGTACGTGCTAAACTAAGGCGCTGCTTCATTCCCCGCGACAGTGTAGCAATTAAACTGTTGCGTTTATTACCTAATTGGATAAGTTCTAAAACTTCATGGAGACGCTGAGTGCGACGTGGTTCGCGCAAACGATACAACCGCGCAAAGTAATCGAGGTAATCCCAGACTGTCAAATCTTCATATAGCGGATAGTCATCGGGTAAGTAGCCAAGACGACGCTTGATAGTGGGGTTACTCTTGTCACGTACCATGCGATCGCCATTAATATATATCTCACCCGTTGTTGGCTCCTCAGCAGTTGCTAACATCCGGATGAGAGTTGTTTTACCCGCGCCATTCGGCCCTATCAGTCCGTATACTTCACCCGCTTGGATTTCTAAATCAACATCATTGACGGCTATATACCTTTCAAATTGCTTAGTGAGTCCACAGGTGCGAATTGCTAATTCTTTTACCATAGCTGCTAGAGTACGGCGGTTAATTACACACTAACCTAGCCTCTCTCTGACATGGTTGTCAGGCTCGTTTCCGAAATTGAAACTGAGTTAATGTCAAATTTATCTTCAGTGTTTAAATATACAGCTAATTACTTCTTAAGCACGTAAAAAAGCAGGTAAAGCATATAACCCAATACGGTTCAGTTAAGGTGATGAGAGTTGATTTCTCAATTCTGCTTACCTATCAGACACTCAGCAAGATTTGGGGGAGAATCCCCCAAGCCCCCTATTGGGTGACGGTTGCGTCCCCCAAACCCCCTCCAAAATCATTCGTGCGTTTTTGGTTGAGTAATTATTTGTTGGTTTTGTTGTAATTTAGTTTTCTTAATATGAACCGTATTGGCATATAACCTACCTACTTGTTCATAAATATTCTTATTTTTTGAAAGAGTTTGACAAATTAAATTTGATGTGTATGGGGCAAACTTAACTCATCATTGATGCAGATGAAATCGCAGAGTCTCCATCATTTGGTGTACCACTTACAGATTGGCTACTAAAGGCATAACGTTGTTCGGGGATAGGATAACCTGCTTCACCAAAGGCTTCCCGGATGGCTTTATTAGTGTCAAAATAAACTTGCCAGTAGTGATCGTTATTGCAGTAGGGACGTACTGCTAAGACTGGCCCGGCTAAATTAAAGGTGATAATTTCCACATCTGGTGCGGGATTATTGATCACATTAGGAATTTCGCTGATTCTGGCTTTTAAACGAGCGATCGCATCATTATGATTCACATCATGATGCAGTTGAGCCAGCAAATCAACTCGACGGTAGGGATTAGCAGAAAAATTTTGGATATTATCAGAAAAAATCTTATTATTGGCGACAATTGTTAAGACATTATCCGGTGTGGTGATATTAGTGGTGAACAGTCCTATTTCTGTAACTGTACCTGTGACACCTGCGGCTGTAATAAAGTCTCCGACTTTAAATGGATTAAAAACAATCAAAAAAGCACCAGCGGCAAAGTTAGCCAACAGTCCACCCCACGCTGCACCGATAGCCACACCTGCTGCGGCTAATAATGCGGCAAAAGAAGTGGTTTCAATGCCGAAAAAGCCGAGAATTGCCACAACTAAAATAATTCTTAAAGTTACGGCAATGATATTCAGCAGGTAGTTAACTAGAGTTGGATCAACGTGTTGACTGCGAAAACCACGTCTGACTAACTTGAGTGCAAAATCAATCAACTTCTGTGCCACAATCCACAGAGCGATCGCACCCAGGATTTTCAAGCCAAACCCTGTTAACAGTGCAATGGCAACTTGTCCGATTTGATTAAAATTCATACTCTTTTTTATTTCTTGCTGCTTTTATCAAAAACATACAAGAAACTGAGTAAAAAATCTTGATGAACAGTTTTTTTTAATCTTTGAATAGATGCGAAATGGCAGATTAACAGTTAATTAAGGCTGACTAATCGTGGTGAAGCCACCAAATTAGACGATTCCAGATTTTGAAACTGAAAATTAAAGCTTCCAGATGTACATCTTGCTCGGTATGATATTTAATCTGCAAGCATTTACCTAATAGAAACTAGCTATGACGCAAAACTACCGCATTACCTTACTTCCCGGCGATGGCATTGGCCCTGAAATTATGGCAGTGGCGGTAGATGTGCTAAAAGTCGTAGGGAAAAAATTTGATATTGAGTTTGCATTCCAGGAAGCTTTGATTGGTGGTGCAGCCATTGACGCAACGGGCGAACCTTTGCCGACTGCAACCTTAGATACTTGTCGGAACAGTGATGCTGTTTTACTCGCCGCTATTGGTGGTTATAAGTGGGATACTTTACCATCTCACCAGCGCCCAGAAGCAGGTTTGTTAGGATTACGCGCGGGTTTAGGTTTATTTGCCAATTTACGCCCCGCCCAAATTCTGCCGCAGTTAATTGACGCTTCGACTTTGAAACGGGAAGTTGTCGAAGGCGTAGATATTATGGTGGTGCGGGAACTCACGGGAGGAATTTACTTTGGTAAACCCAAAGGCATTTTTGAAACTGAGACTGGTGAGAAACGCGGTGTGAATACAATGGTTTACAGCGAGTCAGAAATTGAACGCATCGGGAGAGTTGCCTTTGAAACTGCCAGAAAAAGACGCGGTAAACTCTGTTCTGTGGATAAAGCCAACGTATTAGAAGTATCGCAGTTGTGGCGCGATCGCATCACCAAGCTGTCCGCCGAATATCCCGATGTGGAACTGTCTCACCTATATGTCGATAATGCCGCGATGCAATTAGTCCGCGCTCCTAAACAATTCGATACGATTGTCACAGGTAACTTGTTTGGCGATATTCTCTCCGATGCGGCGGCGATGTTGACTGGCAGTATTGGAATGTTACCTTCTGCTAGTTTGGGTGCTTCTGGCCCTGGCGTATATGAACCAGTCCACGGTTCTGCACCCGATATTGCCGGACTTGATAAAGCCAATCCTCTCGCACAGGTTTTGAGTGCGGCGATGATGTTACGCTACGGGTTAAATCAGCCACAAGCAGCAGATACCATCGAAAAAGCTGTATTGCAAGTTTTAGAACAAGGCGATCGCACAGGCGATATCATGTCACCAGGAATGAATCTTTTGGGTTGCCAAGCAATGGGTAAGTCACTCATTCAAGCACTAGAGAAATAATTCTTTGAGGAGAAACTCGCCAAATTGGCAATTTTTACAAGAAGTTTCGGGTACACTATAGACAAAATCTAGTAAGTAGATAGCAGTAACATAGTGTACGCTTTACGACAAGATACAGCTAATTTCACCGCCTCTAGAATCCAGCCGCCTCTGGTTGATCCCGCTATCATCAGGGCGGCTGGTCAGATTTACTACACATATTGTGAAGTACATCCTGAAATCGCCGGGCAGCCTTCCGGGGTAGCAATTAATCGTGTTACCCATCGAGGTAAGGTGATTTTTACTCACCAACCAGTTCTATTACCTCAAGAATGTTTTGTGCCTTTAAATCAAATTGAGTCCCACATGTATTAGTCAATAGTCAAGTCAATGGTCATTTGACAAATAACAAATGACAAAGCACAAATGACACAGAACATTTGACAAATGACTATATGGACTTTTTAATGGCTGTTCCGGCGATGATTGTTGTTTTCGCCTTGGGTG encodes:
- a CDS encoding ABC transporter ATP-binding protein — encoded protein: MVKELAIRTCGLTKQFERYIAVNDVDLEIQAGEVYGLIGPNGAGKTTLIRMLATAEEPTTGEIYINGDRMVRDKSNPTIKRRLGYLPDDYPLYEDLTVWDYLDYFARLYRLREPRRTQRLHEVLELIQLGNKRNSLIATLSRGMKQRLSLARTIIHEPILLLLDEPVSGLDPIARMQFREIIKALQEAGMTILISSHVLSDLAELCTSIGIMELGFLVESASLKHLYERLARQQIMLSTLGKIDAVISELKNHPLVEAWEVLPGNHNIRVNFSGDQTACAELLRSLIQSGIPITDFHCTQEDLETIFLKLGHKQAS
- a CDS encoding mechanosensitive ion channel family protein — translated: MNFNQIGQVAIALLTGFGLKILGAIALWIVAQKLIDFALKLVRRGFRSQHVDPTLVNYLLNIIAVTLRIILVVAILGFFGIETTSFAALLAAAGVAIGAAWGGLLANFAAGAFLIVFNPFKVGDFITAAGVTGTVTEIGLFTTNITTPDNVLTIVANNKIFSDNIQNFSANPYRRVDLLAQLHHDVNHNDAIARLKARISEIPNVINNPAPDVEIITFNLAGPVLAVRPYCNNDHYWQVYFDTNKAIREAFGEAGYPIPEQRYAFSSQSVSGTPNDGDSAISSASMMS
- the leuB gene encoding 3-isopropylmalate dehydrogenase is translated as MTQNYRITLLPGDGIGPEIMAVAVDVLKVVGKKFDIEFAFQEALIGGAAIDATGEPLPTATLDTCRNSDAVLLAAIGGYKWDTLPSHQRPEAGLLGLRAGLGLFANLRPAQILPQLIDASTLKREVVEGVDIMVVRELTGGIYFGKPKGIFETETGEKRGVNTMVYSESEIERIGRVAFETARKRRGKLCSVDKANVLEVSQLWRDRITKLSAEYPDVELSHLYVDNAAMQLVRAPKQFDTIVTGNLFGDILSDAAAMLTGSIGMLPSASLGASGPGVYEPVHGSAPDIAGLDKANPLAQVLSAAMMLRYGLNQPQAADTIEKAVLQVLEQGDRTGDIMSPGMNLLGCQAMGKSLIQALEK